In Nocardia sp. XZ_19_385, the sequence GTGCTCCAAAGGCCACGTCGCCTGTTCCGGATAGGAGCCGTCGGCAGAGCGGAAATAGCGGCTGTAGGCCAGGAATCCGGTCTCGTGTTTGTCGTAGACCGGGGCGACCGCGCCGACCTCGGTGAGCATCTTGCTCGCGGGGGAATTGCGGCCGAGGGCGTCGACGACCAGGTCGGCGTGGATTTCTTCGCCTTGTGCGGTCAGCACGCCGGTGATGTGCGGAATCCCGGAGGTGGGCGTGGGATCGGTCAGAAATCCGGTGACCGGGGTGTCCCGGCGAACGGTGACCCCGGCCCGCGCCGCGGCGTTACCGAGGCCCTGTTCGATGACGGGCCGGCGGGCGGCGAGGGTGTCGAACCGTTCGTCGCCGGGCTTGCGGCCGCCGATGGCGGCCAGGTCGAAGGCGCCGTCGAGCATGTTGTGTGTGCGTGCGCCCAGCGCCCGCAACTCGGTGATCGCGTCGGGTAATTCGCGGGAGAGCAGCTGATACCCGCCGGGCAGCATGATGTGCGGATGCCGGAACTGATTGACGCCCGGTCGGCGCCACTGGTCCCAGGCCTGCTCGCCGTCGGTTCCGGGACCACCGGAATCCTTGTCCAGCAGCGTAACTCGATGACCCTCACGGGCCAGCAGCATGGCCGCGGTCGTACCGGTCGGGCCGGCGCCGAGCACGACTACGTGCATCGGCCGGCCTTCCTTGGTGGTTCGCATGATGTGTCCTTTCGACTCCGGGAGCGGAGGTCTGGCCACTGTCGGCCGGAATGACGCTCAGTTCCCAGACCGGAAACTGCTCATTTGTTCGGAAAGTGAGCGGTGCCACGTGATATCCACGTGGCACCGCTGGGGAATCGGCCGATGATCAGGCGTTGGCGGCGTCGACGATGACCTTGGCGACAGCATCGGGCTGGGAGACGGTGAGCGCGTGGGAGGCGCCGGGGATTTCGACAATCGCGCGGGCCTTGGCGCGTTCGGCCATGAACCGGTGCGCGGCGACCGGGATGTTGTAGTCGGCGTCGGGGTAGACGAACCAGGACGGCAGGCTCTTCCAGCTGGGTGCACCGGATTTGCCGTTGAGCGCGCGGTCGTTGAGCGGGCGCTGGGTGCGGGCGTCGAGGGTGGCCTGCGCGTCGGGCACGTCGGCGGCGAACTGCTTCTGGTACTTCTCGGGCTGGATGTAGAGGTCGGTGCTGCCGTCGGCGAGGGTGACCTTGTTCAGGGTTTCGCCGAGGGTACTGCCCGGGAACTTGCCGGACAGCTCGCCGATGGTCTCGCCCTCCTCGGGGGCGAAGGCGGCCACGTAGACCAGGCTCTTGACCTTGGGGTCGTTGATCTGCGAAATGACCTGCCCGCCATAGGAATGCCCGACCAGCACGACCGGCCCGTTGATGGAGGCGACCACACCGCGGACGGCGTCGGCGTCGCCCTGGACGCTGCGCAGCGGGTTGCCCACCGCGATGTTGGTCAGGCCCTGCTGGTTCAGGCGGTCGATGACGCCGTTCCAGCTGGCGGATTCGGCGAAGGCGCCGTGGACCAGGACGATGGTCGGCTTCGCCGGGGTGGGTTCGGCGGAGGCGCAGCCGGAGGTGGCGAGGGTGGCGCTCAGGCCCACGGCGGCGGCGGCGATCTTGGCGGAGTTGGTGATACGCATGACGGATTCCTTTGCTGTGCAGGATTTTTCGTGATGATTTCGGGGGAGGTCAGTTCTTCAGGAACTCGAGCAGGTCCGCTTCGAAGGCGGTCCGGAATTCGCCGTGCAGCCCGTGCGCACCGCCGGGGTAGACGCGCAGGGTCGAGTTCTTGATCAGCTCAGCGGATTTCACCGCCGAGTCGTGCAGCGGGACGATCTGGTCGTCGTCGCCGTGGGCGACCAGCACCGGTACGTCGATGCGCCGCAGATCCTCGGTGAAGTCGGTCTCGGAGAACTGGGTGATGCATTCGTAGGCGGCGCGGACGCCGGCCTGCATGCTCAGCCGCCAGAACGCGCGGCGCATCCCTTCCGAGGCGGCCGCACCGGGCCGGTTGAAGCCGTAGAAGGTTTCGCTCAGATCCCAGTAGAACTGCGAGCGATCGGTGGCGACGCCGGTGCGAATGCCGTCGAACACCTCCATCGGGGTGCCCTCGGGATTGGTCTCCGACTTGACCATGACCGGCGGCACGGCGCCCAGCAGCACCGCCTTGGCGACCCGGCCGCTGCCGTGCCGGCTGAGGTAGCGGGCCACCTCGCCGCCGCCGGTGGAATGTCCGACGAGCACGGCGTCGCGCAGATCGAGCGTCTCGATCAGTTCGGCCAGATCGTCGGCGTAGCGGTCCATGTGATTGCCGTCCCAGGTTTGGGTGGATCGGCCGTGGCCGCGGCGGTCATGGGCAATCGCTCGGTAACCGTGCTCGGCGACCAGGCGGGCCTGGTCGTCCCAGGCGTCGGCGTTGAGCGGCCAGCCGTGGCTGAAGACGACCGGCTGTCCGGTGCCCCAGTCCTTGAAGAAGATCTCGGCGCCGTCTGTGGTGGTGAATGTCGATGTCATGGCTATGAAATTACGAAGTGGGGCACCCCTGCCGAATCAGTCGAACGACTGCATCGGCGACTGCGTCGATGACTGAGTCGCGTTGTCGAACGGCGGCGGTTCTGCCAGGCTTCGGGGATGGGAAGCGAGATTGCGGCGCCGGCGTTCTTCACCAGAGACGTGCTGGCGACCACCCCGACCGGCGGTGGTGGTCTGGTCGGACGCGAGCAATACCTCGCGGCACTGCGGGAACTGCTCGACCGTGCGGCGGACGGAAACGGGTCCGCGCTGGTGCTGCGCGGTGCGGCCGGTATCGGTAAGTCGGCGCTGCTGGCGGCGGTCCGGGACGCCGCGCTGGAACGGAATCTGACGGTCCTGTCGGCGGTCGGTGTGGAGAACGAAGCCGGTTTGTGTTTCGCCGCGCTGCATCAGCTGCTGCATCCCCTGCTACCCGAAGCCGTGAAACTGCCACTGGCACAGCAGCGCACGCTGCGCGCGGCGTTCGGGCAGGAAGAGGGCGGCCCGGATCTGTTCAGTGTGGCGCTGGCCGCCCTGCAGCTGATCGGCGAGGCGGCGGCACAGCAGCCGATCGTGCTGATCATCGACGATCTGCACTGGCTCGACCCGGCCAGCGCCGACGCGCTGAGCTTCCTGGCCCGCCGCATCGGCAAGGACGCGGTCTTCGTTCTGGCCGCTACCCGCGCCGGCCAGGGCGATCCGGCGGACCGGGCCGGACTGCCGGATCTGGTGGTCGAACCGCTTCCCGAGGACGCTGCCGCCGAACTGCTCCAAGCCCAAGCGCCGACGTTGACGACCACCGCGCGCCAGCGACTCCTCGCGCAAGCATCCGGAAATCCCCTGGCGCTGACCGAGCTTCCCCGTGCGCTGCGACACAGCGGCACCGACCGGGTGGGCGAGGATTTCCCGCTCACCGCTCGGCTGGAGGCCGCGTTCGCGGCCCGGTCCGCCGAACTCTGCCCGGCCGCGCGCACACTGCTCGTCGTACTCGCCGCCGATGTCGGCTGCGAGCTGCGCCGGTTGCTGTCCGCGGCCACCGAACTCGCCGGCGCGCCGGTAACCGCCGACCATCTGCAGGACGCCCTCGACATCGGCCTGGTCGAATTGTCCGGCGCGGGAATGCGATTCCGGCATCCGATGATGCGCACGGCCATCTACGCGCGCGCACCGCTGACCCAGCGCCTGGGCGCCCACTCCTGCCTGGCCGCGGCGCTCGCGGATTTCCCGGACAAGCAGCTCTGGCATCGCGCCGCCGCGACCCTCGGCACCGACGACTCCCTGGCCGCGGAGTTGGAGGCGTTCGCCGAACGGTCCCGCCGCCGCGGCGCGATCATGACGGCGGTGAACGCGCTGCACCGCGCGGCCGAACTCGCCGAACGCCCTGAGCGCACCACCACGCTGCTGCTCGGCGCGGCCGAACTGGCCAGCGAGATCGGCGCCCGCCGGGAAGCACAGGACCTCGTGGACCGCGCCAACCCGAGCGCGCTCGGGCCCATCGATCGCGCCCGGCTCGCGACTGTCCAGGAGGTCATCGCCTTCAGCCATTACGACCCGGAGAACCGGATGCTCGAACTGGTCGACATCGCCGGGGACGTGCACCGGGCGGGCAATACCGATCTCGCGGCCGAGCTGTTGTGGCGGGCCGCTTCCCGCTGCTTCTTCCAGGACGCCGCCGCCCCGGCCCGGACAGCGATCGCCGAGCAACTCGACCTCCTCGACCTGCCCGCGCAAGACCCACGCCGCCTCGCCATCGAGGCGTACACGGTGCCGTGGGATCGCGGTCCCGCGGTGCTCGATCAACTCGCCCGGCTGACGCCGGACCGCTCCGACGCCGACACCATGCGCTACCTCGGCTACGCCGCGCTGTTCCTCGGCGACCTCCGGCGTGGTTCCGCCTACATCGACGCCGCCGCCGGAGTGGGCCGCAATCAGGGCCGGTTGGGCCTGCTCGCGGGCATTCTGGGCGCGGGCAACTGGAGCCGCATCTGGCTCGGCGAATGGGATACGGTGCGCGCCGAAACCGAGGAGTCCCGGGCCTTCGCCGCCGAAACCGGCGAGGAGTTCTACGGCGTCGCGGGACGCACCAACCTGGCCATGATCGCCGCCCTGCGCGGGGAAACCGAACTCGCCGAGGATCATCTGCGCGAGATCCATGCCAGCCCGATGGCGGTCGGCATGCGCTGCATCCAGGTCACCGCTCAGCAAACCCGCGGCATGATCCAGCTGCTCGCGGGCCGCGCCGAGGACGCCTTCGCGACACTGCGGCGCGTCTACGACCCGGCCGACCCGGTCAGTCATCCGATGCGGCGCTGGTGGATCGCGGCCGAACTCGCCGACGCCGCCGTCGCGGCCGAAAAGGTCGACGAGGCAAGGCAATTGCTGGCCGAGCTGCCCGCCCTGGCCGGCCGGCTACCGGCGCCCATGCTGCTGGTCGTCGACGAATACAGCCGTGCGGTCCTGGCCGCCGACGACGACGCGGACACCGTCTACGCCGCCGCGCTCACCAGCCACGTCGGCAGCTGGCCGCTCTATCGCGCCCGGCTGCAACTGCACCACGGCCGCCGCCTGCGCCGCCT encodes:
- a CDS encoding alpha/beta fold hydrolase, coding for MRITNSAKIAAAAVGLSATLATSGCASAEPTPAKPTIVLVHGAFAESASWNGVIDRLNQQGLTNIAVGNPLRSVQGDADAVRGVVASINGPVVLVGHSYGGQVISQINDPKVKSLVYVAAFAPEEGETIGELSGKFPGSTLGETLNKVTLADGSTDLYIQPEKYQKQFAADVPDAQATLDARTQRPLNDRALNGKSGAPSWKSLPSWFVYPDADYNIPVAAHRFMAERAKARAIVEIPGASHALTVSQPDAVAKVIVDAANA
- a CDS encoding alpha/beta fold hydrolase: MTSTFTTTDGAEIFFKDWGTGQPVVFSHGWPLNADAWDDQARLVAEHGYRAIAHDRRGHGRSTQTWDGNHMDRYADDLAELIETLDLRDAVLVGHSTGGGEVARYLSRHGSGRVAKAVLLGAVPPVMVKSETNPEGTPMEVFDGIRTGVATDRSQFYWDLSETFYGFNRPGAAASEGMRRAFWRLSMQAGVRAAYECITQFSETDFTEDLRRIDVPVLVAHGDDDQIVPLHDSAVKSAELIKNSTLRVYPGGAHGLHGEFRTAFEADLLEFLKN
- a CDS encoding BREX system ATP-binding domain-containing protein, with the protein product MGSEIAAPAFFTRDVLATTPTGGGGLVGREQYLAALRELLDRAADGNGSALVLRGAAGIGKSALLAAVRDAALERNLTVLSAVGVENEAGLCFAALHQLLHPLLPEAVKLPLAQQRTLRAAFGQEEGGPDLFSVALAALQLIGEAAAQQPIVLIIDDLHWLDPASADALSFLARRIGKDAVFVLAATRAGQGDPADRAGLPDLVVEPLPEDAAAELLQAQAPTLTTTARQRLLAQASGNPLALTELPRALRHSGTDRVGEDFPLTARLEAAFAARSAELCPAARTLLVVLAADVGCELRRLLSAATELAGAPVTADHLQDALDIGLVELSGAGMRFRHPMMRTAIYARAPLTQRLGAHSCLAAALADFPDKQLWHRAAATLGTDDSLAAELEAFAERSRRRGAIMTAVNALHRAAELAERPERTTTLLLGAAELASEIGARREAQDLVDRANPSALGPIDRARLATVQEVIAFSHYDPENRMLELVDIAGDVHRAGNTDLAAELLWRAASRCFFQDAAAPARTAIAEQLDLLDLPAQDPRRLAIEAYTVPWDRGPAVLDQLARLTPDRSDADTMRYLGYAALFLGDLRRGSAYIDAAAGVGRNQGRLGLLAGILGAGNWSRIWLGEWDTVRAETEESRAFAAETGEEFYGVAGRTNLAMIAALRGETELAEDHLREIHASPMAVGMRCIQVTAQQTRGMIQLLAGRAEDAFATLRRVYDPADPVSHPMRRWWIAAELADAAVAAEKVDEARQLLAELPALAGRLPAPMLLVVDEYSRAVLAADDDADTVYAAALTSHVGSWPLYRARLQLHHGRRLRRLRRMAEAREPLRAARDGFDALGAAPWAESARIELRAAGEASTRRAANARDQLTPQELQIATLAAEGLTNRQIAEKLYLSHRTVGSHLYRIFPRLGITGRVELAAALESVAA